In the genome of Photobacterium sp. TLY01, one region contains:
- a CDS encoding CDP-alcohol phosphatidyltransferase family protein, with protein sequence MKNQHESESNRRPLAVRETALTKHIAVWLSQKNITPNQISLMSIIFAILGLLALLWYKSAAFSALLLVAAACIQLRLLCNLFDGMVAVEGGKKTPAGELFNDVPDRIADPLFIIAAGFATQSDIGMTLAWLCALVAVLTAYVRVLGVSMGCPADFRGPMAKQHRMALLTVSLIVLFISQVFALLPEVLAYTMDTALAIMLVGSVITTWRRLMSIYRFKAAEQADKESADHD encoded by the coding sequence ATGAAGAATCAGCACGAATCAGAATCCAACCGGCGTCCTCTGGCTGTCAGGGAGACGGCTTTAACCAAGCACATTGCCGTCTGGTTAAGCCAGAAAAACATCACACCGAACCAGATCTCCCTGATGAGCATCATCTTTGCCATCCTCGGTCTGCTTGCACTGCTGTGGTACAAAAGCGCTGCGTTCAGTGCGCTTTTGCTTGTTGCTGCAGCCTGTATCCAGTTGCGACTGCTGTGCAACCTGTTCGACGGTATGGTCGCAGTTGAAGGCGGTAAGAAAACCCCGGCAGGAGAATTATTCAATGACGTACCCGACCGTATTGCAGATCCGCTGTTTATCATCGCCGCAGGTTTTGCAACCCAGTCTGATATCGGTATGACGCTGGCATGGCTATGCGCCCTGGTCGCCGTGCTGACCGCTTACGTTCGCGTATTAGGGGTCAGCATGGGCTGTCCGGCCGATTTTCGCGGACCTATGGCCAAACAGCACAGAATGGCGCTGCTGACCGTGAGCTTAATTGTCTTGTTCATCAGCCAGGTGTTCGCCTTGCTGCCCGAGGTATTGGCCTACACGATGGACACCGCGCTGGCAATTATGCTGGTGGGATCTGTAATAACCACCTGGCGCCGTCTGATGAGTATTTATCGTTTTAAAGCGGCGGAACAGGCTGATAAGGAAAGCGCAGACCATGACTAG